Proteins co-encoded in one Neofelis nebulosa isolate mNeoNeb1 chromosome 2, mNeoNeb1.pri, whole genome shotgun sequence genomic window:
- the ABCB6 gene encoding ATP-binding cassette sub-family B member 6 produces MVTVGNYCEAEGPVGPAWEKGGLSPCFFFTVVPSILMALGALALVLALTCKRREWPAGSRELSWSAGPLVLPYGLQLLLATLQVALPLATLVGRVGTTGGAPLPGYLLLASIFGTLASACGLGLLVVERNQAWQRLAMGIWIEFRHSLGLLFLWTVAFAAENLALVSWNSPQWWWARADLSQKVQFSLWVLRYVVSGGLFILGLWAPGLRPQSYALKVNEEDQDVERSQVQSTEEAPGSTWRDLGRKLRLLSGYLWPQGSPALQLVVLICLGLMGLERGLNVLVPIFYRNIVNLLTEKAPWSSLAWTVITYVFLKFLQGGGTGSTGFVSNLRTFLWIRVQQFTSRQVQLHLFSHLHELSLRWHLGRRTGEVLRIVDRGTSSVTGLLSYLVFNVLPTLADITIGIIYFSMFFNAWFGLIVFLCMSLYLILTIVVTEWRTKFRRAMNLQENATRARAVDSLLNFETVKYYNAEGYEVDRYREAIINYQDLEWKSNASLVLLNQTQNLVIGLGLLAGSLLCAYFVSEQKLQVGDFVLFGTYIIQLYMPLNWFGTYYRMIQTNFIDMENMFDLLKEKTEVKDLPGAGPLRFQKGQIEFENVHFSYTSGRETLQDVSFTVMPGQTLALVGPSGAGKSTVLRLLFRFYDLSSGCIRIDGQDISQVTQISLRSHIGVVPQDTVLFNDTVANNIRYGCITAGDEEVVAAAQAAGIHDTILAFPEGYETQVGERGLKLSGGEKQRVAIARTILKAPDIILLDEATSALDTSNERAIQASLAKVCANRTTIVVAHRLSTVVDADQILVFKDGCIVERGRHEALLSRGGVYAEMWQLQQRGQEEVSEDTKSQTETQ; encoded by the exons ATGGTGACTGTGGGCAATTACTGCGAGGCCGAAGGGCCCGTGGGTCCGGCCTGGGAGAAGGGTGGCCTTAGTCCCTGCTTCTTCTTCACGGTTGTGCCCTCGATACTGATGGCCCTGGGGGCTCTGGCCTTGGTGCTAGCCCTTACCTGCAAGCGTCGGGAGTGGCCAGCTGGCTCCCGTGAGCTGTCTTGGAGCGCCGGCCCCCTTGTCCTTCCTTATGGGCTGCAGCTACTTCTGGCTACACTCCAGGTGGCGCTGCCCCTAGCTACCCTGGTTGGCCGGGTGGGCACTACTGGGGGAGCCCCGCTGCCAGGCTACCTACTGCTGGCTTCCATATTTGGGACTCTGGCCAGCGCCTGTGGCCTGGGGCTGCTCGTGGTGGAACGCAATCAGGCCTGGCAAAGGCTAGCAATGGGCATCTGGATCGAGTTCAGGCACAGCTTGGGTCTCCTGTTCCTCTGGACTGTGGCGTTTGCAGCTGAGAACTTGGCCCTTGTGTCTTGGAACAGCCCACAGTGGTGGTGGGCAAGGGCAGACTTGAGCCAGAAG GTCCAATTTAGCCTATGGGTGCTGCGGTATGTGGTCTCTGGAGGGCTTTTTATCCTGGGACTCTGGGCCCCTGGACTTCGTCCCCAGTCCTACGCCTTGAAGGTTAATGAAGAAGATCAAGATGTAGAGAGGTCCCAG GTTCAGTCAACAGAGGAAGCACCAGGCTCTACCTGGCGAGACCTTGGCAGGAAGCTCCGCCTACTGAGTGGCTACCTGTGGCCTCAAGGGAGTCCAGCTCTGCAGCTTGTTGTGCTCATCTGCCTGGGACTCATGGGATTGGAACGGGGGCTGAACGTATTGGTCCCCATCTTCTACAGGAACATAG TGAACTTGTTGACTGAGAAGGCGCCTTGGAGTTCCCTGGCCTGGACTGTTATCACCTATGTCTTCCTCAAGTTCCTCCAGGGCGGTGGCACTGGCAGCACAG GCTTTGTGAGCAACTTGCGCACGTTCCTGTGGATCCGAGTACAGCAGTTCACATCGCGGCAGGTGCAGCTGCACCTCTTCTCCCACCTGCATGAGCTCTCGCTGCGCTGGCACCTGGGGCGCCGAACGGGGGAAGTGCTACGGATTGTAGACCGGGGCACATCCAGCGTCACAGGGCTGCTCAG CTACCTGGTATTCAACGTCCTCCCCACCCTGGCTGACATCACCATTGGCATCATCTACTTCAGCATGTTCTTCAACGCCTGGTTTGGCCTCATTGTGTTCCTGTGCATGAGTCTTTACCTCA TCCTGACCATTGTGGTCACTGAGTGGAGAACAAAGTTTCGACGTGCTATGAACCTACAGGAAAATGCCACCCGGGCACGAGCCGTGGACTCTTTACTAAACTTTGAGACG GTGAAGTATTATAACGCAGAAGGTTACGAAGTGGACCGCTACCGAGAGGCCATTATCAACTATCAG GATTTGGAGTGGAAGTCAAATGCTTCACTGGTTTTACTAAATCAGACCCAGAATCTGGTGATTGGACTTGGGCTCCTTGCTGGCTCCCTGCTTTGTGCATACTTTGTCAGTGAGCAGAAGCTACAG GTTGGGGACTTTGTGCTGTTCGGCACCTACATCATCCAGCTGTACATGCCCCTCAACTGGTTTGGCACCTACTACAG GATGATCCAGACAAACTTCATTGACATGGAGAACATGTTCGACCTgctgaaagagaagacagaa GTGAAGGACCTTCCTGGAGCAGGGCCCCTGCGTTTCCAGAAGGGCCAGATAGAATTTGAGAATGTGCACTTCAGCTATACCAGTGG GCGAGAAACCCTGCAGGATGTGTCCTTCACTGTCATGCCTGGACAGACACTGGCCCTG GTGGGCCCATCAGGAGCAGGGAAGAGCACAGTATTGCGCCTGCTGTTCCGCTTCTATGACCTCAGCTCTGGCTGCATCCGAATAGATGGGCAGGACATTTCCCAG GTGACCCAGATCTCCCTCCGGTCTCACATTGGAGTCGTGCCCCAGGACACCGTCCTCTTCAATGACACCGTCGCCAACAATATCCGCTATGGCTGCATCACAGCCGGGGACGAGGAGGTGGTGGCTGCTGCTCAGGCCGCGGGCATCCATGACACCATCCTGGCTTTCCCTGAAG GATACGAGACACAGGTGGGCGAGCGGGGACTGAAGCTGAGTGGTGGGGAGAAGCAGCGTGTGGCCATTGCTCGTACCATTCTCAAGGCTCCAGACATCATTCTGCTGGATGAG GCAACGTCGGCGCTGGATACGTCTAATGAGAGGGCCATCCAGGCTTCTCTGGCCAAAGTCTGTGCCAACCGCACCACCATCGTAGTAGCACACAG GCTCTCAACTGTGGTTGATGCCGACCAGATCCTCGTCTTCAAGGATGGCTGCATTGTGGAGAGAGGACG GCACGAGGCTCTGTTGTCCCGAGGTGGGGTGTATGCGGAGATGTGGCAGCTGCAGCAGCGGGGACAGGAAGAAGTCTCTGAAGACACCAAATCCCAGACTGAGACACAGTGA